In Patescibacteria group bacterium, a single window of DNA contains:
- a CDS encoding ComEA family DNA-binding protein codes for MLGNSTVENSPESSASLKIEIDVSGEVVNPGVYELDFGSRVEDALQKAGGITDNADKNWVDKNINKAAKLTDGQKIYIPSLQQSNNDIASSNEQNSSVAQSESGQININTASLGELESLEGIGQVYGQKIIDNRPYSAVEELLSKSVLKQSEYNKIKDRLIVY; via the coding sequence GTGCTAGGAAATTCTACAGTTGAAAATAGTCCAGAAAGTAGCGCTTCATTAAAAATAGAAATTGATGTCTCAGGTGAGGTTGTAAACCCTGGAGTTTATGAGTTGGATTTTGGCAGTAGAGTAGAAGATGCATTACAAAAAGCCGGAGGAATTACTGACAATGCTGATAAAAACTGGGTTGATAAAAATATTAATAAGGCGGCAAAATTAACAGACGGCCAAAAGATCTATATACCTTCTCTTCAGCAATCAAACAATGACATTGCTAGCTCAAATGAACAAAATTCAAGTGTCGCACAATCAGAAAGTGGGCAAATAAATATTAACACTGCAAGTCTTGGAGAACTGGAAAGTTTAGAAGGAATAGGCCAAGTATACGGTCAAAAAATAATTGATAACAGACCGTACTCGGCTGTTGAAGAGTTGCTTTCCAAAAGTGTTTTAAAACAAAGCGAATATAACAAAATAAAAGACCGACTGATTGTTTATTAA
- a CDS encoding ComEC/Rec2 family competence protein, with the protein MKYSLWFLLICLLLFRLLTTNLQKPVQDINENFISKSLENFFDTSIPGDKGEILSSIVLGTKNNLTYFLGNKIKNLGITFLTETSGIKITILAGFLMTIFINKIKRQKSAILIILIIWIYIFITGSQTSSIKSGLITTIAFIGLIFGRVTNTLKISLIVFLLMLIIWPFLILDLGFILSFTATFSIVLFNSKIKNSLKFIPEILKEDLSIALSTNLGIFPIIFFLFGNFNFLGAILSLLLVWTISPILILGLAGGLISFISPVLGKLILLPVIPLLSYFISILGL; encoded by the coding sequence ATGAAATATTCCTTGTGGTTTTTGTTGATCTGTCTTCTTCTTTTTCGTCTCCTGACAACTAATTTGCAAAAGCCTGTTCAAGACATTAACGAAAATTTTATTAGTAAATCTTTAGAAAATTTTTTTGATACATCAATACCAGGGGATAAAGGAGAAATTTTGTCAAGTATTGTTTTGGGTACAAAAAATAATTTAACTTATTTTTTGGGAAACAAAATTAAAAATTTAGGAATAACTTTCTTAACAGAAACATCTGGAATAAAAATAACAATTCTTGCAGGATTCTTAATGACTATTTTTATAAATAAAATTAAAAGGCAAAAATCTGCAATATTAATAATTCTTATTATATGGATTTATATATTTATTACTGGCTCTCAGACATCATCGATTAAATCAGGTTTAATTACTACAATTGCATTCATCGGTTTAATTTTTGGGCGTGTGACAAATACTCTTAAAATTAGTTTAATTGTGTTTCTGTTAATGCTAATTATTTGGCCCTTTTTAATACTAGACTTGGGCTTCATTTTATCTTTTACAGCCACATTCTCAATCGTTTTGTTCAACTCAAAAATAAAAAATTCATTAAAATTTATTCCAGAAATCTTAAAGGAGGATCTATCAATAGCCCTTAGTACAAATCTGGGAATTTTTCCAATAATCTTTTTTCTTTTTGGCAATTTTAATTTCTTGGGAGCAATTCTATCTCTACTCCTGGTTTGGACAATTTCTCCAATTTTAATTTTAGGCCTGGCTGGAGGGTTAATAAGCTTCATTTCGCCTGTTTTAGGGAAATTAATTTTATTACCTGTGATACCTCTTTTAAGTTACTTTATTTCAATATTAGGCTTATAG
- the argS gene encoding arginine--tRNA ligase, protein MNIKQEIQKSLEKASGIKNPHVEFSSKTEFGDYTTNIAIQNKLNAKELISKLNDDNDLKKIVSKIEIAGPGFINFHLNTKVLTNNLSQIIEQKGKYGNSEKNKGKTWLIEHTSPNPNKAMHLGHLRNNILGMAIANIWQTTGVRVIRDDIDNNRGIAIAKLMWGYLKFANKNKKEITDINYWYEHQDEWSEPSDSNIRPDRFVDELYARASIDFENEENEKKIRQIVINWEKDDKITWELWKKVLEYSYRGQQLTLKRLGNIHDKVWHEHEHYKKGKEIVEDGLKKGIFKNGKGGAIVTDLKKYNLPDTVVIKSDGTALYITQDLALTKLKIETFHPNHLFWVIGPEQSLALKQLFAVCEQLGIGKLDMFTHIAFGFMSIKGQGKMSSRKGNVVYIDDLIDEAKEKIIKMHSINNNLAEEIALGAIKYSILKVGRMQDIAFDFNESLSFEGNSGPYIQYTYARAQSILNKSNKKPKLSDVIMNEEENLIERLLSRFPEIIELAATSYSPNILCEYLYNVASLFNTYYNKVQIIGSENEEFKLALTFSVGQILKNGLNLLGIEAPGKM, encoded by the coding sequence ATGAACATTAAACAAGAAATCCAAAAATCACTAGAAAAAGCTTCTGGGATCAAGAACCCTCATGTAGAATTTTCATCAAAAACTGAATTTGGAGATTACACAACTAATATCGCTATTCAAAATAAATTAAACGCAAAAGAATTGATTTCTAAATTAAACGACGATAACGATTTAAAAAAAATTGTCTCAAAAATAGAAATTGCAGGCCCAGGATTTATAAATTTTCACTTGAACACTAAAGTACTTACTAACAATTTATCTCAAATTATTGAGCAAAAAGGTAAGTATGGAAATAGTGAAAAAAACAAAGGTAAAACTTGGCTTATTGAGCATACATCTCCAAATCCGAACAAAGCTATGCATTTAGGACATCTTAGAAACAATATTCTCGGTATGGCTATCGCTAATATTTGGCAGACAACTGGAGTAAGAGTAATTAGAGACGATATTGATAATAATAGAGGAATTGCAATTGCTAAGCTTATGTGGGGTTATCTTAAATTTGCAAATAAAAATAAAAAAGAAATTACTGATATAAACTATTGGTACGAGCATCAAGACGAATGGAGTGAGCCAAGTGATTCAAATATTCGCCCCGACAGGTTTGTTGATGAACTATACGCAAGAGCTTCAATTGATTTTGAGAATGAAGAAAATGAAAAGAAAATAAGACAAATCGTTATTAATTGGGAGAAAGACGACAAAATCACATGGGAACTTTGGAAAAAAGTTTTGGAATATTCATATCGAGGTCAACAATTAACTCTCAAAAGATTAGGAAATATTCATGACAAGGTTTGGCACGAGCATGAACATTATAAAAAAGGTAAAGAAATAGTCGAAGATGGTTTAAAAAAGGGAATTTTCAAAAATGGAAAAGGTGGAGCAATAGTTACAGACCTTAAAAAATATAACTTACCAGACACAGTCGTAATTAAATCAGATGGAACTGCTTTGTATATTACTCAAGATCTTGCCCTAACCAAACTTAAAATAGAAACCTTTCATCCAAATCATTTATTTTGGGTAATTGGTCCTGAGCAATCTCTTGCCTTAAAACAATTATTTGCAGTTTGTGAACAATTGGGAATTGGTAAACTTGATATGTTTACACATATTGCGTTTGGATTCATGAGTATTAAAGGCCAAGGAAAAATGAGCTCGAGAAAAGGAAATGTTGTTTATATTGACGATCTTATTGATGAAGCTAAAGAAAAAATAATAAAAATGCATTCTATAAATAATAATTTAGCAGAAGAAATTGCTCTCGGTGCAATAAAATACAGTATTTTAAAAGTTGGCAGAATGCAAGATATTGCATTCGATTTTAACGAATCTCTCAGCTTTGAAGGCAACTCTGGCCCATATATTCAATACACATATGCAAGAGCTCAAAGTATTTTAAATAAATCAAACAAGAAACCTAAACTTAGTGATGTAATTATGAATGAAGAAGAAAACCTAATTGAAAGATTATTATCAAGATTCCCAGAAATAATTGAATTAGCAGCCACTTCTTATTCCCCAAATATTTTATGTGAGTATTTATATAATGTTGCATCTTTATTTAATACATATTATAACAAAGTACAAATAATTGGATCAGAAAACGAAGAATTTAAGCTTGCATTAACTTTCTCAGTGGGACAAATTTTAAAAAATGGATTAAATTTGCTTGGAATTGAAGCACCAGGTAAAATGTAA